The Primulina huaijiensis isolate GDHJ02 chromosome 6, ASM1229523v2, whole genome shotgun sequence genomic sequence GGGGAGAGAAGGTTGTATAGGTGCTCAAAGAgttttttatggaattttttgtAAGATGTTTTTTtcgtctttttttaaaaaatacctaAATTTGTTATATCACTCATAATTTATTGGCATTTGAATTGTATTAATTTAGTTCTTCATGGAATAATTATCAGTATGTTTAGTTAAGCTTTTTAACTTTTTGATGTTTggttatgaatttcaaatctttacATTTGTTTTTTGTTGGGAGTTTCTCGTTTTATTTGTGAAGCTTATTTTCGGAAATGTTGGCTTAAAATTTAGGTCTCAATTTTCACCAGAAATTTTTTAATCTATCGTGCTTTTATGTATGCAATTATAGGCTTACTTCTTATGCTCAATTATATTACTTTTTTTCCCCTGTTCGTGTGTGTGGATAGAAAATTATATGTTAGAGAAAAGGAGCAGACTGTCTCCTGCACATACCATTGAATTGTAAAATTGTATCCATTTTGAACAACATTTATTTATCTGTTATAGATGTTGTATTATGgtaaaatagttatttaatcgAATCTTTATTGGTTCCGAATTAATTCTGAAGCAACCTAACTCATCAACCATCAAAATTCATATAGGTTGCGATCATTAAACACATGCAACTGCGTGTGTGTCGTCTActagtttaaataatattaCGATATTCCAATCAAACTTTTCAGTGTCGTCTACTAGTTTAAATAATGTTACGATATTCCAATCCAACTTCTCAGTTAAATCAGTCCAATCGAACCGTTTGAACTGTTTTTTAAATAGATCAATTTGATCATCAGTCagattatgaaaatattaatttaagatttttatttactTATATATGTTGCTCACAATTAATGAAGAATGATGCTATAAGGCATCATTTAATTAACTTGGGAAAAAATGGAAATGATCGAGGATTTCAGTTGTCATGGAAATAATGGAGTTTAGTTATGTTGTTTACTTCAATTATTTCTGCTTGGTGCAGCTCATGGGTATGACCTGATAACCGCATACGCTTTGTTCAATTTACTGGAATTTGTTCAAAATGATCATATTTGTTTCATTCATTCATATGGTGCGAGGTTTTCAATTGTATTCAGAGGGCTTACACTTACTGATATAGAAGAATTGAATTGAGTAAAAAAGAATGGCTATGCTGCACGTGCACAATTATTTTTCCCAATCTAATGTATTCATCATTCGCTACAATAGAAGCAATTGAATCatgtataaattttaatttttcgtaATTGTACTTTCATGGCGAGATTAGTTTTCGATAACTGCAGATATAAGCTTGAGAAAGGTCGAAGCAGAGGAAGAGGAGAGATTGAATATTCAAAGGGAGCAAGCATCAAGTCGTTATAGTCGTGTAGAATAGAAAGATCACCGTGATAGGAAAAGGCAGCACCCTGCTCTTCCTTGGTAATTTACATTGCAAGGTCCAAGTGAATTGTTCTCTCTTTTTTGTCTATGAATATGTGATTTGCTGTTTTTTAGGATGTTCAGTAATTGCAGGCTGAACTCCTGTGATAGCAAACCAAATAGTGACTACTGCAGTATCTAGTGGTGCTTTCGGCAGAGGAGTGTGAATTACCTAAAACACAGAGTGATGTAGAATAGTAATGATATACTAAATAATCAATGAAAATAGTTGAGATGCTTTAAACCCTTTCCCCAATGCACAccaaagaaaaagagaaaaatacaaAGAATAGCACTCTAGGAATGGATATGCTCAAGTAGCAGTCGATGACTTTCAGGATACACATGTGATGTTTTGAATTAGTGAGGCTCTTATTGCACGCACGGTAGTCTAATGAAGCTTATGCGTAAAAAGAAACAGAGATAACATTATTAGTTAGCAGATGAGACCACAAAGCATTGAATAGAGGCAAATAAGGTGCAACAGAAAGAAAAGAAGTTAAACTGGCCATGCTTGTATAGAAGATTTccaaaccatttaaaatcacaaaataattCAATCGCTAACTTAATACCTTACCATTTCCTTAATATGCTCAGGTGGACTTTTTGTTAAACGTCATAAGTGCATCAAATGTACCAAAGattgaattttgaaataatgttgATCATTACTCGTCAAACAAAGAAGATAGAATCCGGGTGAGTTTATCAACAGCGATGAAAGAAAAACACATAGAAGATAGAAAAGTTACCTCTTAAGTGTCATGGAGTGTCAGTATTCTCAACAACAGAACCTTAAAAGAAGAACTCCAATTCAGACATCTACCAAATTACCACTTGAGTGTAATCAATCGTTCTTCCAATTTCGTTGCTGGGAAAATTTATCATTTCTTATTTGAAAAAAcaagatttaaatttgaaaatttaaaaatttttttaaaataagcgtaattattttttacaaaatttaagaattaaaacatattatttacattattaaaaacctgaaaaattaaaattaattttatcatatatttttttatatcatttcaataatatatttgttttatacAAACCACATAAActcttatataattaattaattaatcttaaCGAACAcaaaatgaattattaaaataaaataatcaaacataacatctaaatattaaaatttaaattctacGAAATAaagtatttcaaaattaaatattcaactacattctaattttataaatacaaaataaattattattgaataaataattgttCAATATTTATGACAACTATAAgaatatatatcaaaaattaaataaataaaataaaaattaaataaatttgtcaTGTAATCCAACTATTACATATAAAGATGATAAaaagataataattaaaaaaaattatagatattttttaattttatttaaatccaaaTCCTATTAAATCTTACTAGTTTTAAAATCCAgtcaatttcattttaaaaatccaAATCTATTTTGAAAATCTAACTAACCAAACGATTAAAACAATGATTcacaaatccaaatccaaatccaaatcgtTGCTTCCAAACATAGGGTAAAGATTTGTAGAAATAAAACAGGTTTTTGCTCTAAGAGGTATAAACCGATCAAGGGTCGTGGTTTTCTTCCTCAATCTCACCCACGATCACCGCAGAAAACGGCTTCCCACCCACGATTGTTGAAGACCGAAGTGTTTTTTCCAAGTGATATTGGTCACACCAAACATACTGCCataccataaaaaaatattaatttttcaagaaaaaatttgaaaatcggTTACGTTCATTTCCAAAACACTAATTTATATCGAATCAAACTTGAAATTATCGAGTTTGTATTTCTCTATTAACCAACTCAGTAATTAATTCTTTACATAGCCCgattattctttttttaaaaaatttcattctTTATATCAtcctatattaatttttgacaaataatccCCAGCCGGACGTTTTCCAACATGTAATGTTGTTAATTCGAGCATGCAGCTTCTGTTGGAATACTAATTCATCGTTCAATTTTTCTAGCAAAGCCAAACGAGATTCGAGAGATTTCAATTACTGGGTAAAACAAAATTTGGGAAACCAACAATGGCCGATCCAACTAAAGTAAAAGTCTTAAAAAAACATCACTCGGCTTCGTAACAAGAAAAACAGACGTCTGTCATCACATCCCAGTAAAGGCCTTCTTCCCACGACCAGAAGAACCAGCTGGTATAACCTTAAGAACATTAAACCTCACAGTCTTTGACAAGGGCCTGAATGGCAAGTTAATTCATCACAAATAAATTACAGAAACCAAGTGAAGAAGTAGAGGAAGACGGGTTGACACTTGCCTGCACTGGCCAATGATAACATGGTCTCCCTCTTTCACACGAAAGCATGGGGATATGTGTGCAGGAATGTTGGAATGCCGCTTCTCATACCTAAACAACTACATAAATTAATCAAATCCACGGAAACAAAACATTTTTAGatcattaaaaatcaaatatcattCTTGCCTCTGGTACTTTTTCACCCAATGCAGATAGTTCCGACGAACAATGATAGTTCTCATCATCTTAGCACTGTGGCATGTCCCGGCGAGGATACGACCTCTAATAGACACACCTCCAGTGAATGGACATTTCTTGTCAATGTATGTACCTGCAGAAAGGGAAAATTGAGACCACAACAATGAATAAACAAGTATCGTTACaaccattttaaaaaatacggAAAACCCCAAATGTTTGATTCAAACAAATTCTATCACCATCAGATTGACTGACGAGCAATGGCTACCGGGTAACAGCAAGGTTGTAAATAACGGGAGGCAGTGACGGGGCGGTCAGTGACCGCCTACCGCCTCGGCGGTACCCAgacggttgaatttttttaaataatttttttatagataatcataCAATATAGATAATCATATATcatcattttttatgtaaaatgtacaattaaataatatttaagcaCAAAGAAGCTTCATACAATATAACATCATCTAGATAATGTGCAATTAATAAAGATTCATCATCATATTAATGATATTAtgttaacaaaataatattattacttttatcaaaaaattaagtttaaatttgaaagtttcaATCAATTATCCATTATTAGAACAAGTAATAGACTAAACATAACTAATCTTCCGAATCATCTACATATACATCATCTACTACATCAATGAGCTCT encodes the following:
- the LOC140978670 gene encoding small ribosomal subunit protein uS17-like — encoded protein: MAEQTEKAFLKQPKVFLCSKKSGKGKVPGKGGNRYWKSIGLGFKTPREAIEGTYIDKKCPFTGGVSIRGRILAGTCHSAKMMRTIIVRRNYLHWVKKYQRYEKRHSNIPAHISPCFRVKEGDHVIIGQCRPLSKTVRFNVLKVIPAGSSGRGKKAFTGM